The DNA segment CTCAGGACTTTCTCATCGCCCAAGTTCGGGGATGCCGCTGACCGTGCTCATCGCCCAGCTTCGAGGACGCCACTGACCGCGCTCTCGCGGATCACCTTCGACGACGTGAATCATGGTCGGAGTCTTCGCGTTGCGGACGTCGGAAGGGGGAAACTTTTGATAAGGGGTTGTGTTATCAAAGGTACATGCCTTATTCTTTGATAAAACGGACTCTCGTCAAGAGTACGATTGGGAAGACGATGCAGAATCAAAACTTTATCGGATATGTTTTGATACAGGCTTTCTAATCCAAACTTGAGTGGCCCGAGGAATGTCAGACCGAGCTGGAAACCTCGTTCAACAACAAGCAGGTCCTGACGGGTTCTCAGCGTTCATGCCAACGCCCCTTCCACCCAACCCACCGGTTCTCCTCGAGGGTGAATTAGCCCGGCTCCACGAAACCGCCGCCTTCGCCCTCGGAAGACTTGATGGAGCCTCGGCTCAGCTCGATCCGGAACGGCTGCTCTACATGTACGTCCGAAAAGAGGCCGTCCTAACGAGCCAGATCGAAGGAACGCAGTCTACGCTCTCGGATCTGCTAGAGTACGAGAACGCATCCGCCCCGGGTACCCCGGTCGACGATGTCCGGGAAGTATCGCGATACGTCGATGCATTGTTCTACGCCATCGATAAGATAAAGACCGGTACGCTACCTCTCTCCCTCAGGCTCCTGAAACAAGCACACAGCCGACTCATGTCAGCTGGCCGGGGGAGCACCCGTGCACCAGGAGAGTTTCGACGGACTCAGAATTGGGTTGGAGGAACCCGGCCCGGGAACGCGATCTACGTTCCGCCGCCACCCCACGAGGTCATGCCGGCCCTAGACAATCTCGAGCGGTATCTGCACGACGAGTTCGGGTCCACGCCCGTGTTGCTCAAAGCTGGCATCGCCCACGCCCAGTTTGAGACCATCCATCCCTTCCTCGACGGCAACGGTCGCATTGGGCGGCTGCTGATAAGTCTCATGCTCGTCGTGGACGGTGCGCTAGCCCATCCCTACTTCTACATCAGCCTGTACTTCAAGAAGCATCGGTCCGACTACTACGATGCGCTTCATCGAGTACGTACCCAAGGTGATTGGGAAGGGTGGTTGAGGTTCTTCCTCATCGGCGTGGAGGCCGTAGCGGACGAGGCTACCCAGACCGCAGAGGCGCTCTCCAACCTTTTCGTCTCGGACCGGGCTAAGGTGGAGAGCCTGGGTCGGGCCGCGCCGTCCGCGCTGAAGGTGTACGACCTCATGCGACGACGCATCCTCATCTCGGCAGCCCGGGCTGGTGAGGAGTCGGGACTGACGTGGCCCACTGTCCAGGCGGCTTTGAAACGCCTCCAAGAGCTCGGCATCGCTCACGAGGTGAGTGGCAGGAGGCGCAACCGTCTTTATCAATACACGAGTCAGCTCCAACTCCTCAACCGGGATGCCGACGTAGGGGATCCGGGCAGACAAGCCCAATGAATCCGTATTCAACGCCCCCAATGCCTTGTCCCTGCGTCTCGGTGGCGATAACAGCGGTGTTCGATGCCCGGTAGTGTCTGCGGGACCTGCATCATCATGCACTCGATAGGTCGAGAGACGCTGAATGATTATGACCGAGCAGGCGTCGAACGGCTGCTCCGATACTGTGCGCGTCCACCCTTCGCGCTGGAACGGCTCTACGCCCCCGGCGGCATCGCTTGCCTCACCTCGGGGTACCCACCAGAGGTGGGTCGCCCGGCTCATCTATCGCTTGTCCAAGCCGGCGCCGGACGGCCGCACCAAGCTCCTGCTCTCTCCGATTCAGCTCCTCGAGCGGCTCGCGACCACGCTTCGCGCGGTGCCCTCATCCCGCCGGGCACCGACGCGAAGCGTTGGTCGCGTCCATCGCCACCGATATCACGGCGTCCTGGCGCGGGGCACCCGCCGAAGGTGGGTCGCCAAACTCCGTGCCGCCGTCACGTACATCGGCGCGCCCCAAGCCGAAACACCCCGCGCCCCGCCCCCGAGCCCAACGAGGCCGCAGCCCTCCATCGATGCTGAGCCGGCTCGCCACACCAACCCGGCACGCATCCGCTGGGCCGTGCTGCTCGCTCGCATCTACGAGGTGCCGCCGCTGCTCTGCCCCGCTGGGCGGGCACCACGCAACGCGTGGTCGCGAAGCGTGGTCCGGCCCCATGAGGATCCTCGCCTTCATCACCGACCCGCCCGTCGTGACCGCGATCCTCGTGCACCTCGAGCTGCCCCACAGCCCCCCGCCCATCTCGCCCGCGCGCGGCCCGGGGCAACGGGCGAAGCGTAGTCCGCGACTTCCTCCTCGATCAGACTCCGGCAGTCGATCTCACCGAGGCCGACCCCGTACCAGAATTCGTGTTCGACCAGTCGGTGCCGGACGTGTTCGACGACTGAGGGTCTGCCCCCCGTTGTCTGCCCGGACAAGCTGAGCCATTCGGCCACCTCCTTCCGCCCGTCCCCGAACAGCCCCACGTCCCGTTCCATCATCCGAGCACCGCCCACGCCTGGCTCGGCGACGGGTGATCAGCCCCACCCCGCCCCCCTGTCTCCGTGTCCCATGCCACAACACGACTTACCGCGCTTCCCGCGTCGACAGGGCGGTTAGACCGACTATCCTTCATAGCCGCCCGAATCGATCCAAGCGCGGATGGTCCTTCACTTCAGCGCCGGAACCGGTAATTGCCGCGACCTGGACGAACTCGAGTACGGGAAGATCCAGTGATGAGGACGCATCGGAGCGAGGAGAATGCTCCACGCAGCCGTGAACACCTCCGGCTACGACCGTTGGACAGCCAGCTTCGGCCAAACCCGCCTGGTACCTTTCACCATTCCCGATCCAAAGGCATATGTCCTATAACGGGTAATTATCTGAAGTGGCGTCTAGCCACACTTCTCACCGCACCTCTGAAGAGACCTGATACTGCATGAGCGATGGCACGTCGAAAGCATCCAACACGACCCCATACACATGCCAACCGGGAAGGGCACTCTCAAAGCCAGCCTCTGAAATGACCTTCACATCCAGGTCGCTGGGCAGATAGACAAAGCCGACATGCCGCAATCGGGCATCCAGCACGTCCCAGCGTATCGAGTCGCCTATTGCGGTCTCCCGCCGAAGCCACACACTCCCGTCTGAAGCTGCCAAGACGTTCGTCACCGGCGGGCGGTGATGCGGCCAAGGTATCTGCTGACGTAGCGCGGAAGCCGCTCGATCCACTGTCAACGCATACCTCGCCGCGTAACCCGTCGCCATGCTCCTTGCTATGCTATCAATCTCGGAATCGGTCAACTCGATGGGTGAGTAGGGCAGTTCCTGCGACAGGGCGGTGTCCCCATCCAGCGCAATGCGATGGACACGGAAGCTCGGCGCTTCTCCGCCCGTAGGAGCCTCGCGGTCCACCATCACCATGAACGATCCGTCCGGCGGCACAGCCACGAGCGGATTCGACGCGAGTGGATGCGTGGGCGACACTTCTCGCTGGCCGAGGTCGATGCTGACGTATTGGCCCGCGAGTGACTGGAGGGCCAGGGTGTCAAGGAGCTCGCCCTCGCGCGAGAGTGTCAGCCAGGCCTGCTGCGTGCGCTCACCTCGCACGACTGCAGACGTCGGGACTGGGGCGAAGCCCATTACGTTTCCGTCCGCCAAGAGGAAAATCGGCTGAACTGCGAACCATGGGTTGTCGGCCGTCTGCAGCTTGAACGAGACCCGACCGTAGTACTCCCCCTCGACGCTGAACAGATTCCCGCCGGACTGAAAATCGAACACGACGAGCGTGTCACCGGTCCAGGACAGGTTCCCAGGAACCTGGAACTCTCCAGGACCCAGACCTCTCCTGCCTATCGTTCGCACGTAGCTCCCGTCCGGTCCAAACACAATCACATGTGCGAACTGAGGCTCGGAGGCGAAGACATGCCCGTCCGTCGACACATCCACGTCCCAGACGCTTGAGAGAACACCGGGCCCCTCGTCGGACCCGAAGACTGTGCCGGGGTTGGCCAGAAGGCGCCGTGCGTGATCATCCGTGGCATCGGGAGCACCGCAGCCACTCATGGACCATGCAAGCAACAGCGGGAAGACGCAGATCGGATAGATCGGATGTGTTCTCACTCTGGCTCCTTACCTTCATACTCCGCTTCGTGCAGCGTCCTCACGTTCCGAAGCGATTGCCGATAACGGGCCAATTGACTCAAGACGCGGAACCCTGCGCCACATACGTACGATTCCATCACGAACGTACGTATGCAGGGTGGAGTGTCCGCGAAGCGGCCGGGCCCGTAGGTCATGGTACGTCCTGCCCGCTGAATCAGCGAAGCGTATCTGAGGGCTCGAGCGGGAGAGCGGCGTTATGCGGCGGAACCGGAGCCCCTCGCGTTGCTATCCACCAAGGTCGTCAAGAATGGTGCGAAGTTGGTCGCTCAGATCCGCCATTCGCGTGGTGGCGGTCAGCCATACGACGTCTAGGTCCACCTACATGTAGGCGTGGATGAGGCGGTTCCGCATGCCCACCATCTTCGACCATGGAATCTCATGGCTGTCCAGTCGGACCTTCTCCGGAACCTGACTCGCGGGGCCTCCCCGAGGATCTCGAGCTGACGAACCACCGCGTCCTGCTTTTCGTGGTCATCGTCAAACTGCTGCCGGCTAACACCCGCCACATAGCTCTGGATACGTCCCGCCGCGTCCAGCATGTGCCGGAGGTACGGGAGTTCACCCCGTCCCATCAAACAGAGTCGAGGCCGACGCTAGGATGGGCTCACGCAGATAGGGGCTTAGTCCTGGCTTAGTCCGGCTTCAGTCAGTAGGTCAACGGGCCGTCCAAACAGCTCGGCAAGGCGCTCCTCTAATTCGATCAGATCGAAGAAATCCTTCGGTCGACCAAAGTCGACAAGAAGGTCGATGTCGGAATTAGACCGGTCCTCTCCCCGGGCTGCGGACCCAAAAACTCTCAGCCTCGAGACATCGTGCGCCATACAGATGGCAGCTAGTCGATTCTCGTCGAATCGGACCATGTTGCCAATCTCCTCAAACCACTCTCGGTCGGCGATATCCAAGCTCCGGTTCTGCCGCATAGACGGATAACTCCCGACCCTGGTCGCGAAACCCACGAGACTCTTGCAATTTCGCGGAAGCCCAGGTCATCATCCACCGAGGCATTGGGCACATCGTGGGCACGAACCCGCCCGAAAGACCATGATGAGGGCCGAAACAGAACGAAGCGCCCAAGCTCGGAAAGCTCTGCCGCAGTAGAAGAAACGAGACCTTCCGAGCGATTCAGAAACGCCCGGAGACCACGTGTAGTTGTCCGGTCTGCTGGTCCCGCAGATGGCGACGAAAGGGTGCGTGAGTCCGTGCTACCTCCGGTGCTGCGTCAACAGGGCGTTCCAACGGTCCCACGCCGCTTCCATCGCTGCTCGGTTTGCGTCGCCTTCTTCGGCGGTTTCTCCACGTGACATGAAGCCGTGGCCCGCCCCGTCGTAGATGACGGGGTCGTACATCTTGCCGGCCGCGCTCAGTGCCTCCGTGGACGCCTCGATCGTGGAGTTCACGCGGTTGTCTTCGCCGCCGTAAAAGCCGTAGACGTCTGCGCCGATGTTCGCGTACGCGTCAGCGTCTCCCGGACCCGTACCGTAGAATACGTACGCGGCTTCCAGGTCCGGACGGTTGGCGGCGAACGCGAATGTCTGGCGTCCACCCCAACAGAAGCCGCTGACCGAGACGCTACCGGAGCTGTTGGGCAGCCCAGCGAGGTAGTCGGCAGCAGCGTTCAAGTCCGCGGTCACCTGATCCTGCTCGAGAGCGCCGATGCCGGTGCGTGCCGCGTCCGAGTCCGCGAAGTCGGCGGTGTTGCCGCCACCGGGGGCCATCCCGGAGAGCAGGTCGGGAGCGAGCGCGATATAACCGGCCTCGGCGACACGATCCGCTACGGTCCCGACCCAGTCGCTGGAACCCCGGTTTTGGTGAATCACGATCATCGCCGGGTGCGGGCCTTCGCCTTCGGGTTGGGCGACGTACGCGTGCAGCGTTCGCTCACCGTAGGTGATCTCGACCCAACCGCTCGGTGAAGCGTCGGCGCTGGCTTGGGACCCGGTGTCGTCGGTCTGAGCATCTTCGGATCCGCCACACGCGAACGCGAAGAGCGCGGTGAGGATGAGCGTCTTCTTCATGCGTATCTCTCCGGCACGGGAAGCGAGAATGGTACAGGGGCCTTGGCTCAGCCGTCCAGCCCACCCACAATGCTGAAATCCCGAAAGCTTGGAGCTACACATGCCTAGAACCCTCGCCGTACTGCTCGTCACTACGTTCGCGTCGATACCGCTCGCCGCGCAGGAGCCGGACTTCGGCGCGGCGGGTGACGAGGCTGCGGCGCTGCTCCAAGACTTGATGGAGGTGGCGGGTAGATGAAGGCGTTCCTGGTCCTCGCTCTGTTTGGGCTTTCCGCGTGTGACGCCGCACCGGGCTCCTCCGACTTTTCTCCGGTCTTCGATGGCACCGGCGGCCACTGGGTCGACCTCACGCACTCGTTTTCCGAGTCGACGATCTATTGGCCGACCGATACCGCCGGGTTCCAGCTCGAGGAGCAGTCGTACGGTGTCGTAGAGGGTGGCTGGTTCTATGCCTCGTATGCGTTCTCATCCGTGGAGCACGGGGGCACGCATCTCGACGCGCCGATCCACTTTGCGGAGGGACGGCTCACCACGGACCAGATTCCGCTGACCGGGTTGATCGGGCCGGCTGCGGTCGTGGACGTGTCGGAGCGCGCGACGCCGGACTACCTGCTCACGGTCGATGATCTGACCGCGTGGGAGGACGAGCACGGAATGTTGCCAGACGGAGGCATACTGCTCGTGCGCACAGGCTGGAGCGCTCGTTGGACCGACCGGACCGCGTACCTCGGGACCGACATCGTCGGTCCCGAAGCGGTACCGGAGTTGCACTTTCCAGGCATTGGTGGGGAGGCGGCCAGCTGGTTGGTTGCCAATCGGGGGATCGTCGCGGTCGGAATCGACACGCCGAGCATCGACTACGGCCAGTCTTCTGACTTCCAGACGCACGTGATCCTGTACGCCGAGAACATCGCCGGCTTCGAGAACGTCGCGAACCTGGAAGCGCTGCCTGAGACGGGAAGCTTCGTCGTCGCACTCCCCATGAAGATCGAGGGCGGCAGCGGGGGTCCGCTCCGCATCGTCGCATTCGTTCCCAGGGGGGGATCATGAGTACCCCACGAGCTTCCCGGACTGCAGCTACACGCTCTCGTACAACGTGACGGGATGGCCGGGCGTGGTGGTCCCGGGCGGGCACCTCACCGGAGGGGCTGCCGATCGGGATCCAGGTCGTGACGGCACC comes from the Gemmatimonadota bacterium genome and includes:
- a CDS encoding Fic family protein; translation: MSDRAGNLVQQQAGPDGFSAFMPTPLPPNPPVLLEGELARLHETAAFALGRLDGASAQLDPERLLYMYVRKEAVLTSQIEGTQSTLSDLLEYENASAPGTPVDDVREVSRYVDALFYAIDKIKTGTLPLSLRLLKQAHSRLMSAGRGSTRAPGEFRRTQNWVGGTRPGNAIYVPPPPHEVMPALDNLERYLHDEFGSTPVLLKAGIAHAQFETIHPFLDGNGRIGRLLISLMLVVDGALAHPYFYISLYFKKHRSDYYDALHRVRTQGDWEGWLRFFLIGVEAVADEATQTAEALSNLFVSDRAKVESLGRAAPSALKVYDLMRRRILISAARAGEESGLTWPTVQAALKRLQELGIAHEVSGRRRNRLYQYTSQLQLLNRDADVGDPGRQAQ
- a CDS encoding DUF86 domain-containing protein, producing MDSHEIPWSKMVGMRNRLIHAYM
- a CDS encoding nucleotidyltransferase family protein; translated protein: MVRFDENRLAAICMAHDVSRLRVFGSAARGEDRSNSDIDLLVDFGRPKDFFDLIELEERLAELFGRPVDLLTEAGLSQD
- a CDS encoding dienelactone hydrolase family protein, with translation MKKTLILTALFAFACGGSEDAQTDDTGSQASADASPSGWVEITYGERTLHAYVAQPEGEGPHPAMIVIHQNRGSSDWVGTVADRVAEAGYIALAPDLLSGMAPGGGNTADFADSDAARTGIGALEQDQVTADLNAAADYLAGLPNSSGSVSVSGFCWGGRQTFAFAANRPDLEAAYVFYGTGPGDADAYANIGADVYGFYGGEDNRVNSTIEASTEALSAAGKMYDPVIYDGAGHGFMSRGETAEEGDANRAAMEAAWDRWNALLTQHRR
- a CDS encoding cyclase family protein, encoding MKAFLVLALFGLSACDAAPGSSDFSPVFDGTGGHWVDLTHSFSESTIYWPTDTAGFQLEEQSYGVVEGGWFYASYAFSSVEHGGTHLDAPIHFAEGRLTTDQIPLTGLIGPAAVVDVSERATPDYLLTVDDLTAWEDEHGMLPDGGILLVRTGWSARWTDRTAYLGTDIVGPEAVPELHFPGIGGEAASWLVANRGIVAVGIDTPSIDYGQSSDFQTHVILYAENIAGFENVANLEALPETGSFVVALPMKIEGGSGGPLRIVAFVPRGGS